One genomic region from Thermus thermamylovorans encodes:
- a CDS encoding Uma2 family endonuclease, protein CLVVEVLSEGTEATDRREKLWRYREIPSLQGYLLVDSRTRRVEGYFRGAEGWLYRVFEGEEVEVEVPCLGVGIALEEIYREVLQ, encoded by the coding sequence TGCCTGGTGGTGGAGGTGCTCTCCGAGGGCACGGAGGCCACGGACCGCCGGGAGAAGCTTTGGCGCTACCGGGAGATTCCCTCCCTCCAGGGCTACCTCCTGGTGGACAGCCGCACCCGGCGGGTGGAGGGGTACTTCCGGGGAGCGGAGGGGTGGCTTTACCGGGTCTTTGAGGGGGAAGAGGTGGAGGTGGAGGTGCCCTGCCTGGGGGTGGGGATTGCCTTGGAGGAAATCTACAGAGAAGTGCTCCAGTAG